The Desulfurococcaceae archaeon DNA window GCCATGTGCCGTTTGGCTCGACAGCCACTATGAATCCACGCGGGTACCTAGATCTGCGTGGACGAGGTAGAAGTCCCTGGACATAGAATGAACGAAAACGAATATCCAGGGACAAACAGTCTCGGGACCGCCACCAGCTTGATCATCTCAGGGCCCTGCGAACTGCTTTCTCGGAGGTACTGAGTTTAACTGAGCTTAGAGTTTTCTTTTAATCTTTGCATGTTCTTCTTATTACTACATCTATGGTCTCTGCGAAAACATCCCTGCATTGGAGGGGGTGACGACTCTCCTACCCGGCGAAGTAGGGTACACTTTGCCGGTGACTCGGTGGTATCCCTTATTCGGGTTGCTTTACACAAGTCCGTTTCGGTGGCTAGGAGGGCCACAAATGAGTATCCAGTGCTTCGAGGTATTGTAAGGACCGTGTCTTTTAAACTATCTTTACATGAATTTCCTAACGGGATTTCCGTTGAACGTCACCAAGGTAATCGTGGAGGTTCAGCTGGATTTCAGCGATGAAAGCGATAAAGCTCTTAGGGCGCTTTTCAGCATAGCCGAGGAGCTTCTGGACAACTACGGTTTGTGGGTTGAGATAATACCTATACACCTTTGGTTCACGGACCCCCTTGAAGCGGAGGTATCAGACCTCCCCAGGATCTTCATTAACGGAAAGCTTAGATTTATAGGAAGGGCCCCTCGCAGAGGGGAGCTTATCGATGCGATACTAGAGCATGCTGGGCTACCGCCTAAACCAGGTGAGAGCACCTACAGCACTATTCCCACCAAGATAAACTTCGACGGCGGGTTACCCGAGGTCGCCTTAGTTAACGACGATGGAGGTATTAAATAGTTAATAGTTATAAGGGTCTTAGCCATAGAATAATTGGCCGAGCACCCCCACTGCTCGCTAATCTGACATAACGTAGCGGTCCGGCGTACTTTTGATGACTCTAGTAAACGAGCGAGCTTACGAATTCCAGTAAACAGTTAAGCTGATGAGTGGAAAGGTATTGCGGTGTGGAAGGCTGAGCGGTGGTGGTGCAATGAGGCACGTCTCGTCTTAAGCCATGCTGTTGTATATTCGTGTGCTTTAAATACAGAGCCTTCCTCATCGTGCTTCTCGACGTAGGTGTACGTGTAAACGGAGAGGAAGTAGTCGCCTGCACCAGTCTTATCGCTGGCAGCGTAGTAATCCTCTAGTTCATATACTTTGGATCCGTGTTTTGTGACCACCATGACCTTCTTGGGCCTGATCGTCACTAATAGTACACCGCGCAGTTTTTTCGAAATCTTGTGGACGGCGTCGGGAATACTCAGGCCACCTGCCAGCGCAGTGAACTCTTCGAGGTCTGCGTGCACGATGTCGGCGAGCTGGATCGCCAACATGGCATTGTCCGTGTACTCTAAGACAACACTACCACCTGCTAGCTTTCTTAAAAATCCCTGCAAATCCACGGCTAGTAGTGGAGACTTCTGCCTAACAGTTTTGAGCAGGCTCGCATCAACCTCTCCCAGTACCGGGTTTACGATAGAGTAGCCTAGGCTCCCTTGAGAGTTCCAGGAACAGATAGGAGGTGCCTTATCGAGTACGCGTATTCTCCTCCCGGTTCCCGTATACTCTAGTTTAAAGATGTTCATTCTCGTAGAGTACTGCATTTTATTTACGTACTTCGATACCGGGTGTGCTGAGAGTCCTGGACTGTATACCGCGTAAACTTCTACGTCCAGGCCTTTCTCCAAGAGCGGTAAGGCTGAATAATAGGAGCCCCCTCCATAAGCCACGTATACTGTCCCATCGGCTTCTTCAATGTAATCTAATGTTGGATTTCCGTAGATGTAGAAATTCCTCAAGATTCCTCCTCGCTTAGACGATCTACTAGTTTCTCTAGTTTTTTCTTTAACTCACCTAAGTGGTAGTTTTTCAAATGCATGATCAGGTCCTCTACCGAGTAGAAGAAGGAGTTTTCGTACTTGTAGTCACGGGGTACCGGTTCTCCGAGACACTTCGATGCAGCATGTACACATATAGGGCATGCTATTAACCCCGTAATCCTATCTTTACACGTTTTGAACTTTACTCCTTCGCGGTTTACTTCGAACGGCTCCCACTTGGGCTCCCAAGTATAGGCCATCTCGCCTCAGCCGGTTGATCCTTCTTCACCGCTCAGAGGCCTAAAATCTCAGCACCAGCATACTATACTACCCAGGCCACTTAATATAGCTACCGGGACCTCGTGCCTTCACCACAGCCTGCATTCTAAGGCGCTTGAAGCACCCAGTCTCTTACGACCTCGCAGGAGATGAGAAACCACCGTGTGCACTAACCTGTCTTCGAGGTGATGCGGGCTGTTCCCAGTATAGGAGTCTATGAAGCCAGGTGGAATGCAGGAAGGTGAAAAACAAGCAGTAGCATTAACCACTGTGACCCTGCACCGGAGCTTAATATTCACTACTGCTTGCCGTAGCAAAGAACTAAGGAGGTTTCACCACGATGACGCTGTTCCTGAACTCTGCTAAGTTGAAGCTATTAGTGTCTAGTTTAACTACATTATAGCCTTTGACCAGCTTTAAGAACTCGTCTACGGGTTTAAGCGGCAACGTAAGGCCCGTAATCCAGTAGTGTATCGGCATAACATTAACTGGTTTAGTTTTCTCGACGAGGCTCCACGCCTCCTCCGGCTCGATGGTAAATGTTCCACCGACCGGCACCATCAGTAAGTCTACCCCTTTAAGCTTCTCGAGAACGAGCTCTTCCGGTATGTCCCCGATATCTCCCAGGTGCGCTAACCTGGCGCCCTTAACTTCAATGACATAAACGGCGTTTTCACCTCGTCTCCTGCCTTTGGACTTGTCGTGGTAAGACCTCAGGCCTACAACTCTTAGGCTATCTACGAATGTTTCGCCATAATGCATCTTTAATACACGTGTTTTGTCCTTGGAGACAGCGTTCACAGCGTTGTGATCGAAGTGATCATGAGTTACCAGCACCAGGTCCGCTCTGGTGGCCGGTTTTTTCAGACCTATGCTCAAACCATCATGAGGATCAATTACTATTGTGTACCCGTTTACCTGAACAGATACGCATGCATGCCCGTGCCAAGAGATTATCACGCAGGCTACACCTCTACATGTAAAATACCTCCTTGAAGAGTAAAATATGTTTTGTGAGGGTGAAAGGTGTCTACTTGAGCCTCGAAGGCGTCGGTTTACTCGCGGCCATGCTTATAGTGTCATCTCAGTTGGCGGTATACATAGCCCATTCCTTACTCCTATCCGGGTGTCGGAAGAAGCACGTTGAGCCGATAGGTCGTGCTGGTGAGTCGAGGAACGTTTCTTTCATTGTACCTGTCCGTAAGGAACCATTAGAATACGTTGAGAACGCTGTACGATATGTAGGTTCGCTCGGAATACCGGGTTACGAGGTTGTAATCGTGTCGGATGACGACGTGGATGTAAGAGATGAACTCTTCGAGCTCGTTAAGAGGCTTCGAGAAGAGGGCTTGAACGTGTGGATCATGTGGAGGAGTGTGCCCCGGGGATTTAGGACAGGCGCCCTTAACGACGGGTTGTACCTGTCCACAGGAGACTACGTCTATGTACTCGACGTTGACACTAGACCTGAGAGGTGCTTCTTCGACTACGCGATCAGCGTGCTGAAATCGAACCCCGATTGTGTAGCTGTTACGGGGCGCTGGGAACCGCTCAATGCCGATACCAGGGTTAGCGAGGCACTCGCGCTCGGCTTACGGTTTCTCACTAGGGTACTATATAGGGCGAGGAGCTGTGTGGGATTGTTTCCCTACCCGCTTGGGACGGGGACGCTTTACAATGCTAGGCTCTTAAAGGAGCTACTGGGTGGTTGGGATGAGAACAGGATACAAGATGACATGGAGCTGGGGGCCAGGATCATGTACAGCGGGCTCAAAATAAAATACTTAGATGAGTGCGCGATCCGCGTCGAGAACCCTGGAACCTACCGGGGTTTTAGAATACAGCAGTCGAGGTGGGCTTATGGGGCGCTAGATGCAGCTATTGCAAGGTTCAAGTATATTTTCAAGTCCAAGTACCCCCTGCACGTGAAGGTAGAGGCCTTACTCTACTTGCTGCAGTACATTCCGCAGTTTCTGGTGTTCGGAGGCACGCTCATTCTCTCACTAGTCCTCCTTGTAGCGCCAAGGGACTACATGGCCATGATAGTACCACTACTAGCTGTGTGGATCGCCAGTCTACCAGTGTACATCTATTTCATGTTCAAGGAGGGGTTCTGGGAGCGGTCCCTCTGGAAGTTCGCCGTTCTTTCGGGTAGGCTCTCAGCAATATCAACGGCCGTATCACCCTACGTGACTGTGAGCTCTCTCAAAGCCGTGTTTAGGGTTCGAGAAGTGTATAAAAGAACTCCTAAGGGTGTATATCAAAAAACATTCACTTCGCTACGAATACCCTGGGAACTCCTGCTTGGATTACTGTATTGCGGTATTGGTCTTTACGCGCTGATAGAAGGCCTTGTTATCTCGGCCGCTTGGTTGATAATTTCATCGGCAGGTTACCTCTACGTTGTTTATAGGTTTTCACGAGATGTCTTCTACAAGTAGCGTTACACTTTAAACCCATTTAGCAATGACATTATTGTTAAGGAATGCTATCGGCAACCATGCTTACCCAGGTGTATTCAATGAGCTTGCATTACGCTGTTAACGAGCCTGACGAGAAGAGCGTCTTTGGGCTGCTTCGGCCCTATGTTAGTATGTGGTTTAAAGAGAAGTATGCGGAAATGACGCCAGTTCAGCGAAGGACTCTCCCCTTAGTTAAGCAGGGTAAAAACGTACTGGTTTCGAGTCCCACCGGTACGGGTAAAACACTAGCCGTGTTCTTAGGGATCATTGATAACATGCTCGAATACTACGAAAGAAATGGTAACCTACCCGACGCTGTTCACGTAGTATACGTTAGCCCGCTAAGAGCACTTAACAACGATATGCGGAAAAACCTGTACGAGCCTGTTAAGGGCATTGTTAAAGCGGCCCGTGAAATGGGCGTTGACGTGCCGGAGATTAGGGTAGCTGTCAGAACTAGCGATACCAGTTCTTATGAGAAGCAGAAAATGCTGAAGAACCCGCCTCATATTCTGATCACCACACCCGAGAGCCTAGCACTAGCACTCAACGCCCCTAAGTTTAGAGAGCTTTTAAAAAACGTACGCGTAGTCGTCGTAGACGAGATACACGACCTCGCTTCCAGCAAGCGTGGTAGCCACCTAGCACTAAGCATTGAAAGATTAGAAAACCTTGTTGGCAAGCCGTTACAGAGAATAGGGCTCAGCGCCACCATAGCGCCCTTAGAAGAAGTTGCACTTTTCCTCGTAGGCTACGAGGATGGCAGCACTCATAGGAATTGCTATATCGTGGACGCGCGCTTTGATAAGAAAGTAGATATACGCGTAATAGCCCCCGTAGAGGACTTAATACGCACCCCAGCCGACGTAGTTAACGATGCAATATACCGCAAGATAGTAGAACTCGTGCACAAGTACAGAACTACATTAATATTTACAAATACCAGAAGCGCAACTGAAAGAGTGGTATTCAAGTTAAGAAAGCTCATGGAAAAAGAGCGCATACTCGACGTTGACGAGATCGAGGCTCATCACAGTAGTCTAAGTAGGGGTGCTCGGTTAGAGGTCGAAGAAAAGCTAAAGAAAGGCGAACTGAGGGTGGTTGTCAGCTCTACTTCCCTGGAGCTGGGCATCGATGTGGGCTACATAGACCTCGTAGTGTTGTTAAGTAGCCCTAAGAGTGCCACCAGGCTTCTGCAACGAGTTGGTAGATCGGGACACCACGTCTGGGGAGTAAGTAAAGGTAGGGTAATCGTAGTTGACAGAGATGACCTCGTAGAGTGTGCCGTCCTTGCGAGGCTCGCTTGCGAAAGGAAAATAGACAGGATCAGGATACCGAGAAACCCCCTCGATGTCCTTGCGCAACACATCGTGGGTTTAGCCCTCGAGAAGGATTGGAGACTTGAAGACGCGTACAGGCTCGTTAAGAGGGCGTACACTTTCCACGACCTAGATTACAGCGATTTCCTAAGCGTAGCTCGCTACCTTGCAGGGAAGCTCGGAGACTTCTACGAGTATCAGAGGGTTTACGCGAAAATATGGCTAGACGAAGAGAAAGGCGTTTTTGGGAGGAAGAAGACGACGAGGGCTATATACTACCTAAACCTCGGGGTAATACCGGATGAGAGCAAGGTTAGGGTCTTTACAACGGATGGTAGATACGTTGGTGACCTTGAAGAGGGCTTTGTGGAGTACTTGGCACCGGGGGACCTGTTCATCCTGGGTGGGAGGGTTTATGAATTCGTACAGAGCAGAGGGTTTACTGCCGTGGTTAGGAGGGCGGATGGCCAGCGGCCTACCGTACCTACCTGGTTCAGTGAAATGCTACCTTTATCTTTCGACTCCGCCGTAGAAGTCGGCAAGTTCAGAAGAATGGTATCAAAAATGCTCGACGAAGTCGGCGTCGATAATGTAGTGAAGTACCTCGTTAAGAAGTACAAGCTACAGAAACACGCTGCAAAGGCCATTTGCGAGTACATGCTCGAACAGAAACTGTATACCGGTAACATCGTCCCCTCGGATAGGTTAATTCTAGTTGAAGTATTTGACGAGCCGGACAGGAGGAACGTGATCGTGCACTCGCTTTTCGGTAGGAGAGCTAACGATGCGCTGGCAAGGCTTTACGCCTATGTAGTTGGGTCAAAGTTAGGCGTTAACGTAAGAATCACCGTTACAGATAACGGCTTTATGATAACAATGCGCGGTCACCCTGACTTAGACTACGTTGAATTATTCAAAAACATCCCTGTAGAGCGTGCGTGGGACGTGCTCGTAAAGGTTATTAGGCGAACAGACCTCTTAAAGCGTAGGTTCAGACATGTAGCTCTCAGAAGCTTCATGTTACTAAGACGCTATAAGGACGCCGAAAAACCAATGCACAAGCTACAACTTAACGCAGAGGAGTTGTTAAGAGCCGTGGAAGAGATAAGGGATTTCCCCGTGCTGAAGGAGGCTTACAGGGAGATCTTAATGGATTACATGCACGTAGACGAGGCAATAACCGTCCTCGAGGCCGTGCGCAGAGGTGAAATAGAGGTTAAGGGC harbors:
- a CDS encoding PfkB family carbohydrate kinase, coding for MRNFYIYGNPTLDYIEEADGTVYVAYGGGSYYSALPLLEKGLDVEVYAVYSPGLSAHPVSKYVNKMQYSTRMNIFKLEYTGTGRRIRVLDKAPPICSWNSQGSLGYSIVNPVLGEVDASLLKTVRQKSPLLAVDLQGFLRKLAGGSVVLEYTDNAMLAIQLADIVHADLEEFTALAGGLSIPDAVHKISKKLRGVLLVTIRPKKVMVVTKHGSKVYELEDYYAASDKTGAGDYFLSVYTYTYVEKHDEEGSVFKAHEYTTAWLKTRRASLHHHRSAFHTAIPFHSSA
- a CDS encoding MBL fold metallo-hydrolase; amino-acid sequence: MIISWHGHACVSVQVNGYTIVIDPHDGLSIGLKKPATRADLVLVTHDHFDHNAVNAVSKDKTRVLKMHYGETFVDSLRVVGLRSYHDKSKGRRRGENAVYVIEVKGARLAHLGDIGDIPEELVLEKLKGVDLLMVPVGGTFTIEPEEAWSLVEKTKPVNVMPIHYWITGLTLPLKPVDEFLKLVKGYNVVKLDTNSFNLAEFRNSVIVVKPP
- a CDS encoding glycosyltransferase family 2 protein, with product MSLEGVGLLAAMLIVSSQLAVYIAHSLLLSGCRKKHVEPIGRAGESRNVSFIVPVRKEPLEYVENAVRYVGSLGIPGYEVVIVSDDDVDVRDELFELVKRLREEGLNVWIMWRSVPRGFRTGALNDGLYLSTGDYVYVLDVDTRPERCFFDYAISVLKSNPDCVAVTGRWEPLNADTRVSEALALGLRFLTRVLYRARSCVGLFPYPLGTGTLYNARLLKELLGGWDENRIQDDMELGARIMYSGLKIKYLDECAIRVENPGTYRGFRIQQSRWAYGALDAAIARFKYIFKSKYPLHVKVEALLYLLQYIPQFLVFGGTLILSLVLLVAPRDYMAMIVPLLAVWIASLPVYIYFMFKEGFWERSLWKFAVLSGRLSAISTAVSPYVTVSSLKAVFRVREVYKRTPKGVYQKTFTSLRIPWELLLGLLYCGIGLYALIEGLVISAAWLIISSAGYLYVVYRFSRDVFYK
- a CDS encoding ATP-dependent helicase, coding for MSLHYAVNEPDEKSVFGLLRPYVSMWFKEKYAEMTPVQRRTLPLVKQGKNVLVSSPTGTGKTLAVFLGIIDNMLEYYERNGNLPDAVHVVYVSPLRALNNDMRKNLYEPVKGIVKAAREMGVDVPEIRVAVRTSDTSSYEKQKMLKNPPHILITTPESLALALNAPKFRELLKNVRVVVVDEIHDLASSKRGSHLALSIERLENLVGKPLQRIGLSATIAPLEEVALFLVGYEDGSTHRNCYIVDARFDKKVDIRVIAPVEDLIRTPADVVNDAIYRKIVELVHKYRTTLIFTNTRSATERVVFKLRKLMEKERILDVDEIEAHHSSLSRGARLEVEEKLKKGELRVVVSSTSLELGIDVGYIDLVVLLSSPKSATRLLQRVGRSGHHVWGVSKGRVIVVDRDDLVECAVLARLACERKIDRIRIPRNPLDVLAQHIVGLALEKDWRLEDAYRLVKRAYTFHDLDYSDFLSVARYLAGKLGDFYEYQRVYAKIWLDEEKGVFGRKKTTRAIYYLNLGVIPDESKVRVFTTDGRYVGDLEEGFVEYLAPGDLFILGGRVYEFVQSRGFTAVVRRADGQRPTVPTWFSEMLPLSFDSAVEVGKFRRMVSKMLDEVGVDNVVKYLVKKYKLQKHAAKAICEYMLEQKLYTGNIVPSDRLILVEVFDEPDRRNVIVHSLFGRRANDALARLYAYVVGSKLGVNVRITVTDNGFMITMRGHPDLDYVELFKNIPVERAWDVLVKVIRRTDLLKRRFRHVALRSFMLLRRYKDAEKPMHKLQLNAEELLRAVEEIRDFPVLKEAYREILMDYMHVDEAITVLEAVRRGEIEVKGIGPLEVPTPFAHNIIVHGYTDIVLMEDMRRLLARLHELVIQRLKQMNAVEAPGAPWKV